A window of the Vibrio fluvialis genome harbors these coding sequences:
- a CDS encoding GGDEF domain-containing protein, whose amino-acid sequence MFKMLAVRGWMLLLLYCFAVPAHAEPPHNEQPYLVATEADDVVTRVLFDAIAYQFNIDIQYVNYPSFDAILKSVESGESDFAANVTYTEARAKRFDYSAPTNIEYTYLYSYTNATLDEIKRIGVPKGTIYGELIRENYPHLIQVEYDGFSEAKVLLESAQVDGVVDAINQLKPMLTRGLDAQLLNDRISIQPVSLIVPKGKHGELLHEFETFIHSAKVQKLLRESIQKYQFDIRKQALRQAVIDSGVNQQRPLQVKLENLTQFARYGNDGSVKGISADVVFQACDILLLKCDLVSAADETWESMFTDIQDKHIDIIAPISISEQRKKMVYFSESYYHPQAVMVKCEGYKDNVYSNVSELVVERIGVIKDDFFEELMQRMLPNKALITFSNQEEQIQALLDKQVDYIVLSKANFNQILRDADSLLPIVEDSMIGSFYAYDIAIGFPKNQVGAALAPLFTRAIKIIDTQKIIKKYDYQPDWRATLLTEKRFARHSQWLFILLVLFLLSVALYLNFQSNTDNLTKLRNRRSLYRRFRRGLPGKTTLVYLDMNQFKPINDNYGHEIGDKVLKQLAARINQVWKGKSYRIGGDEFILVGEARGDELQAIIDQLQSFLFICTERDVSFDVTVAVGISTERERYMSLQEVLHQTDIAMYQEKRKRPLAKAERPAKEPMEVK is encoded by the coding sequence ATGTTCAAAATGCTAGCAGTTCGGGGCTGGATGTTGCTGTTACTGTATTGTTTCGCAGTACCCGCACATGCCGAGCCACCACATAACGAACAACCTTATTTAGTCGCGACTGAAGCGGACGACGTCGTCACACGTGTGTTGTTCGACGCCATTGCCTACCAATTCAATATCGACATTCAGTACGTCAACTACCCAAGTTTTGATGCGATTTTAAAATCGGTGGAGTCGGGTGAAAGCGATTTTGCCGCCAACGTCACCTATACGGAAGCGCGCGCGAAGCGGTTTGATTACTCGGCACCCACCAATATCGAATATACCTATCTCTACAGCTATACCAATGCCACATTGGACGAAATCAAGCGTATCGGCGTGCCGAAAGGGACGATTTATGGTGAGCTGATTCGGGAGAACTACCCACACCTCATACAAGTGGAATACGATGGTTTCAGCGAAGCGAAAGTGCTGCTGGAAAGTGCGCAAGTTGATGGTGTGGTCGATGCGATCAACCAACTCAAACCGATGTTAACGCGCGGCCTCGACGCTCAGCTGCTGAATGATCGCATTTCGATTCAACCTGTCTCGCTGATTGTTCCGAAAGGCAAACATGGTGAACTGCTGCATGAGTTCGAGACATTCATTCACTCAGCCAAAGTGCAAAAATTGCTGCGTGAATCGATTCAGAAATATCAGTTCGACATCCGTAAACAGGCGCTGCGTCAGGCGGTCATCGACAGCGGCGTCAACCAGCAACGTCCGTTGCAGGTGAAGCTTGAAAACCTGACTCAGTTTGCCAGATACGGCAATGATGGGTCAGTGAAAGGCATCAGTGCAGACGTAGTATTCCAAGCGTGTGACATCTTGCTGCTTAAGTGCGATTTGGTCAGCGCCGCGGATGAAACCTGGGAGAGTATGTTCACTGACATTCAGGACAAGCACATCGATATCATTGCGCCGATTTCCATATCTGAGCAGCGTAAAAAAATGGTCTATTTCAGCGAGAGCTATTACCACCCGCAAGCGGTGATGGTGAAATGCGAAGGCTATAAAGACAACGTGTACAGCAATGTCTCGGAACTGGTCGTGGAGCGCATCGGCGTGATCAAAGATGACTTCTTTGAAGAGCTGATGCAGCGCATGCTGCCTAACAAAGCGCTGATCACCTTCTCTAATCAGGAAGAGCAGATTCAGGCATTGCTCGATAAGCAAGTCGACTACATCGTGCTGAGTAAGGCGAACTTTAACCAGATTTTGCGTGATGCGGATTCACTGTTGCCAATCGTGGAAGATTCGATGATCGGCAGTTTCTATGCCTACGATATTGCGATTGGTTTCCCTAAGAACCAAGTCGGCGCGGCGCTGGCACCGCTGTTTACGCGCGCAATCAAAATTATCGATACCCAGAAAATCATCAAAAAATACGATTATCAACCGGACTGGCGTGCAACACTATTGACGGAAAAGCGCTTCGCTCGTCATAGCCAGTGGCTGTTTATCTTACTGGTGCTGTTTTTGTTGAGCGTGGCGCTGTATCTGAATTTTCAGTCCAACACCGATAATCTCACCAAACTGCGTAACCGCCGTTCGTTGTACCGCCGTTTCCGCCGCGGTTTACCGGGTAAAACCACGTTGGTGTATCTGGATATGAATCAGTTCAAGCCGATTAACGATAACTACGGCCATGAAATTGGCGACAAAGTTCTCAAGCAGTTAGCCGCACGGATCAATCAGGTGTGGAAAGGAAAATCGTACCGCATCGGGGGCGACGAATTCATTCTGGTTGGTGAAGCGCGCGGGGACGAGTTACAAGCCATTATTGATCAGCTACAAAGCTTCCTGTTTATCTGTACCGAGCGTGATGTCAGCTTTGATGTGACGGTGGCTGTGGGGATCTCTACTGAGCGTGAACGCTATATGTCGCTGCAGGAAGTCCTGCATCAAACGGATATCGCTATGTATCAGGAGAAACGCAAACGCCCGCTGGCAAAAGCGGAACGTCCGGCTAAAGAGCCGATGGAAGTGAAATAA
- a CDS encoding TniQ family protein, whose product MDTEIEVYPDESLESFLLRLSKYQGYERFSHFAEDIWQSTIQQHQAISGAFPFELSRINIYKAQTTSQMRVRVLIDLERRLKLSDFGILRLALAHSNANFSSDYKAVHRYGVDYPQAFLRKRFIPVCPKCLDEAPYIRQLWHFVPYQACHKHHGQLVQRCPECGKLFDYQSSELIEHCECGLSLTNIEPEQESDSTFIVARWLAGEKYIEPGLMSQQLTLSSRYGFLLWYINRYSELDEISFDNFVECCKTWPQKLDADLDSIVLKADIVRTRTWSKTYFGEVFGPLLKECRNLPSRELSKNPVLQSIVQYFSRLVANYPRDRTANIGDVLVSPLEASTLVSCSTDEIYRLYQFGELKAQLTPKLHTKIENHHSVFTLRSIIELKFSRMCSETDGLNHYLPEW is encoded by the coding sequence ATGGATACGGAAATTGAAGTTTACCCTGATGAATCTCTCGAAAGCTTCTTACTACGCTTAAGTAAGTATCAAGGCTATGAGCGATTCTCTCATTTTGCTGAAGATATCTGGCAGAGTACGATACAACAACATCAAGCTATTTCTGGCGCTTTCCCTTTCGAACTCAGTCGAATCAACATTTATAAGGCTCAAACAACGAGCCAAATGCGGGTTCGAGTACTTATAGATTTAGAAAGGCGATTGAAACTTAGTGATTTTGGTATTTTGCGATTAGCGCTTGCTCATTCCAATGCGAATTTCTCTTCTGATTACAAAGCTGTGCATCGCTATGGGGTCGATTATCCCCAAGCCTTTCTAAGAAAACGTTTCATACCTGTTTGCCCCAAATGCTTAGATGAAGCACCTTATATTCGTCAACTGTGGCATTTTGTTCCCTACCAAGCTTGTCATAAACACCATGGTCAACTCGTTCAGCGATGCCCTGAATGCGGTAAGCTGTTTGATTACCAATCATCAGAATTGATAGAACATTGTGAATGCGGACTATCTTTGACGAATATTGAACCAGAGCAGGAAAGTGACTCTACGTTTATTGTTGCGCGATGGTTAGCGGGCGAAAAGTACATAGAACCTGGTTTAATGAGTCAGCAACTGACTCTATCGAGTCGGTATGGTTTTCTGCTTTGGTATATAAACCGATATAGTGAACTTGATGAGATTAGTTTCGACAACTTTGTTGAGTGTTGTAAAACTTGGCCGCAAAAACTTGATGCTGATTTAGACTCAATTGTGCTAAAGGCTGACATAGTGCGAACCCGGACTTGGAGTAAAACCTACTTTGGTGAAGTATTTGGTCCTTTACTTAAAGAGTGCAGAAATCTTCCGAGTCGTGAGCTAAGCAAGAATCCGGTTTTGCAGAGCATAGTTCAGTATTTCAGTAGGTTGGTCGCTAATTATCCCAGAGACAGGACAGCTAACATCGGTGATGTGTTAGTAAGTCCGTTAGAAGCGTCTACACTAGTTTCATGCAGCACGGATGAAATATATCGCCTTTACCAGTTTGGAGAGCTTAAAGCGCAGCTCACGCCCAAATTACACACTAAAATTGAAAACCATCATTCAGTTTTCACTCTTCGTAGCATTATCGAGCTTAAGTTTTCCAGAATGTGCAGTGAAACCGATGGCCTAAACCATTATTTGCCAGAGTGGTAA
- a CDS encoding Mu transposase C-terminal domain-containing protein, whose translation MSFGPFEDEFGSITNDVQQQYDASPEAKLSRLKYSPLESSKVIERDLSSFPEEQKLKALERYKLISLIAKEINGGWTPKNLIPLIDKHIEKLSIPKPSDRTVKRWYKAFCESDGDIKSLVDSHHLKGNRQPRIEDDEPLFIEAVERFLDAVRPSYSKAYQVYCDRIEIENSSIVSGEIAKVSYEAFKKRIKKLPPYTIALKRHGKYYADKLFNYYEAVKMPTRILERVEIDHTPLDLILLDDELLVPLGRAYLTLLVDVFSGCIIGFHLGFKAPSYTAVSKAIIHSVKSKEYVNELPIGLSNQWICHGKIENLVVDNGAEFWSKSLDQACIEAGINIIYNKVRKPWLKPFVERKFGELIQGIVGWIPGRTFSNVLEKEDYDPQKDAVMRFSVFVEELHRWIIDVHNASADSRHTRIPNYHWKKSEEVMPPPALTERDEIQFRVIMGVVHKGALTSKGIKFKHLMYDNVALEHYRKQYPQSKDSRIKTIKIDPDDLSRIFVFLEEREGYIEVPCKCDPLGYTKKLSLCEHLRTVKVHRDFIKGQVDSLSLAKARQALHERIKQEHENLRQMSLPQRAKKAKNGKKMAELAGVSSDSPKSITTDYPIEDIIQPHESTPVDDLQSLWNKRRALRKSSK comes from the coding sequence ATGTCTTTTGGGCCATTTGAAGATGAGTTCGGTTCAATAACAAATGACGTACAGCAACAATATGATGCAAGCCCTGAAGCTAAGCTATCTCGCCTGAAGTATTCACCTCTTGAAAGCTCCAAGGTTATTGAGCGAGATCTATCTTCTTTTCCTGAAGAGCAGAAACTAAAAGCGCTGGAGCGTTACAAATTAATCTCTTTGATCGCTAAGGAAATAAATGGTGGTTGGACACCTAAAAATCTTATCCCCTTGATAGATAAGCATATAGAAAAACTTTCTATACCGAAGCCAAGTGATCGTACAGTAAAGCGCTGGTATAAAGCTTTTTGTGAAAGCGATGGTGATATTAAGAGTTTGGTTGATAGTCATCACTTAAAGGGTAACCGGCAGCCCAGAATTGAAGACGATGAACCGCTTTTTATAGAGGCTGTTGAACGTTTTTTAGATGCTGTTCGTCCTTCTTACTCTAAGGCTTATCAGGTTTACTGTGACCGAATTGAAATTGAAAATAGCAGTATCGTTTCAGGTGAGATAGCGAAAGTCAGCTATGAAGCTTTCAAGAAACGGATCAAAAAACTCCCTCCATATACCATCGCTCTCAAGCGTCATGGTAAATATTACGCCGACAAACTGTTTAACTACTATGAAGCAGTCAAGATGCCTACGCGTATACTGGAAAGGGTAGAGATTGACCATACTCCTCTAGATTTAATCTTACTTGATGATGAGTTGCTTGTGCCGTTGGGGAGAGCCTATTTAACTTTATTAGTTGATGTGTTTAGTGGTTGTATAATTGGATTTCATCTCGGCTTCAAAGCACCAAGTTATACTGCGGTTTCAAAGGCAATTATCCATTCAGTTAAATCAAAGGAATACGTTAATGAATTGCCAATTGGATTGTCGAACCAATGGATTTGTCATGGAAAAATAGAAAATCTTGTTGTTGATAACGGTGCTGAGTTTTGGTCGAAAAGTTTAGACCAAGCATGTATTGAGGCTGGTATCAACATCATCTATAACAAAGTTCGTAAGCCTTGGTTAAAGCCCTTTGTAGAGAGAAAATTTGGTGAACTAATTCAAGGTATAGTGGGATGGATTCCTGGCAGAACATTTTCCAATGTTCTTGAGAAAGAAGATTATGACCCTCAAAAAGATGCTGTGATGCGTTTTAGTGTTTTCGTTGAAGAGTTACATCGCTGGATTATTGATGTGCATAACGCTTCAGCGGATAGTCGACATACGCGGATACCTAATTATCATTGGAAAAAGAGTGAAGAAGTTATGCCACCTCCTGCTTTGACTGAGCGTGACGAGATACAATTCCGTGTAATTATGGGTGTGGTTCATAAAGGGGCATTAACCAGTAAAGGGATAAAATTTAAGCACTTAATGTACGACAATGTGGCGTTAGAACACTATCGTAAACAGTATCCGCAATCCAAAGATAGCAGGATAAAAACGATCAAGATTGACCCTGATGACTTATCTCGTATCTTTGTGTTTCTTGAAGAAAGAGAAGGTTATATAGAAGTCCCTTGTAAGTGTGATCCGCTTGGTTACACCAAAAAACTTAGCCTTTGTGAGCATTTAAGAACGGTAAAAGTACATCGTGATTTTATAAAAGGGCAAGTTGATTCATTATCACTAGCCAAAGCACGTCAGGCCTTGCATGAGAGAATCAAGCAGGAACATGAAAACTTACGTCAGATGTCGTTACCTCAGCGTGCTAAAAAGGCTAAAAACGGTAAGAAAATGGCTGAACTAGCTGGCGTTAGCAGCGATAGCCCTAAATCCATAACAACCGATTATCCGATAGAAGACATCATACAACCACACGAATCTACACCTGTCGATGATCTCCAATCACTTTGGAATAAGCGCAGGGCATTAAGGAAGTCGAGCAAATGA
- a CDS encoding TniB family NTP-binding protein: MTLLQPTNNDVDTLLADFHQSFVVYPDVEKVFEGLDWIVRRSQFGKFAPSMLITGGTGAGKTSVVETYLNNHFSASEVLVTRVRPSFVETLVWAIEKLNVPYNSRSKRSEIGLQDYFISSVKKSKLKLLVIEEAQELFECASPKERQKIRDRLKMISDECRLPIVFIGIPTAKLILEDSQWDRRIMVKRDLPYIRITNEESLDIYIALLEGLEKTLSISVVPELSDMDMAMRLLAASKGMIGLIKELVGYALELALLEGKRQITQNEFIQAFKSIFGPDISNPFEIELDKLLISQIIEYEGYILDSDSGDIKFTHQIFEDIPLTELLR, from the coding sequence ATGACATTGCTTCAACCAACGAATAATGACGTCGATACATTACTAGCTGATTTCCATCAGTCATTTGTCGTTTATCCTGATGTTGAAAAGGTTTTTGAAGGTTTAGATTGGATTGTTCGTCGCAGCCAGTTCGGTAAATTTGCGCCTTCTATGCTCATTACAGGCGGGACAGGAGCGGGTAAGACTTCAGTGGTTGAAACCTATTTGAACAACCATTTTTCCGCTTCAGAGGTGTTAGTCACAAGAGTCAGGCCAAGTTTTGTTGAAACATTAGTTTGGGCAATTGAAAAGCTGAATGTTCCTTACAACAGTCGGTCGAAACGCTCTGAGATTGGTCTACAAGATTATTTCATTAGTAGCGTTAAAAAATCTAAACTTAAGCTGTTGGTTATAGAAGAAGCTCAAGAACTGTTTGAGTGTGCATCTCCCAAAGAGAGGCAAAAAATACGCGACCGACTAAAGATGATCAGTGATGAATGCCGGTTACCTATCGTCTTTATTGGTATTCCTACCGCCAAACTTATCTTGGAGGACTCACAATGGGACAGACGAATTATGGTGAAGCGAGACTTGCCATATATCCGAATAACGAACGAAGAGTCTTTAGATATCTATATTGCCTTGCTTGAGGGGCTTGAAAAGACCTTATCTATTTCAGTCGTTCCGGAACTGTCTGATATGGACATGGCTATGCGTTTATTAGCTGCCAGTAAAGGGATGATCGGTTTAATCAAAGAACTTGTTGGTTATGCGCTTGAACTGGCTTTACTCGAAGGTAAACGTCAGATTACTCAAAACGAGTTTATTCAGGCATTTAAATCGATCTTTGGCCCCGATATTAGCAACCCATTTGAGATTGAGCTCGATAAACTACTAATCTCGCAGATTATTGAGTATGAAGGCTATATTTTGGATTCAGATAGTGGGGATATCAAATTTACTCATCAGATATTTGAAGATATACCACTAACAGAATTACTACGTTAA
- a CDS encoding helix-turn-helix domain-containing protein → MENPIPERLKAARKKAKITQKDLGVKIGMEESSASGRMNHYEKGRHVPDIGTLTRMAEELDVPLSYFFCKDEVTAELACLIDKLSDEDKKSLLDKLSAKANS, encoded by the coding sequence GTGGAAAACCCAATCCCAGAGAGGCTCAAAGCAGCGCGTAAAAAAGCCAAAATCACCCAAAAAGATCTTGGGGTAAAAATTGGAATGGAAGAAAGCTCTGCAAGTGGTCGAATGAACCATTACGAAAAAGGTCGTCATGTCCCCGATATCGGAACGTTAACCCGTATGGCTGAAGAACTGGATGTACCGCTAAGCTACTTTTTTTGTAAAGACGAAGTGACGGCTGAATTGGCTTGTCTTATTGATAAGCTGAGTGATGAAGATAAAAAAAGTTTACTAGATAAATTATCAGCTAAAGCAAATAGTTAA
- a CDS encoding TnsA endonuclease N-terminal domain-containing protein produces MYVRNLRKPSANKNVYKFVSLKNGCTIMCESSLEYDCCYYLEYSDDVVRYQSQPKGYRFPYRGKQHPYTPDFLVHKKDGTSYLLEVKPLSKTFSSEFQDMFHQKQIMASELGVPLLLVTDRQIRNDVHLNNLKLVHRYSGFIENSSHLESVWSAVSQSSSICIKALPEILNLTIGEVFASVLRLIGLGKAKTKLDVLLDENSLISVA; encoded by the coding sequence ATGTACGTTCGCAATCTTCGAAAACCTTCAGCAAACAAAAACGTTTATAAGTTTGTTAGTTTAAAAAATGGCTGCACCATCATGTGCGAAAGCTCATTGGAATATGATTGTTGCTACTATTTAGAATATTCGGATGATGTTGTTCGTTACCAGTCTCAGCCGAAAGGTTACCGTTTTCCTTATCGAGGTAAACAACATCCATACACCCCTGATTTTTTAGTCCATAAGAAAGATGGAACGTCTTATCTCCTCGAAGTAAAACCACTATCAAAGACATTTAGCTCCGAATTCCAAGATATGTTTCACCAAAAACAAATCATGGCAAGTGAATTGGGGGTACCACTATTACTCGTGACAGACCGCCAAATTCGGAACGATGTGCACCTTAATAATTTAAAACTCGTACATCGTTATAGCGGTTTTATTGAAAATTCTAGCCATTTGGAAAGTGTTTGGTCAGCCGTTAGTCAATCGTCATCGATCTGTATTAAGGCGTTACCAGAAATACTGAACTTAACTATTGGTGAAGTCTTTGCGTCAGTGCTACGTCTTATTGGTTTAGGAAAAGCCAAGACAAAACTGGACGTTTTACTGGATGAAAACTCTTTAATTTCGGTGGCTTAA
- a CDS encoding SIR2 family protein, which translates to MLRVVEKDALASVIENSDNDIVVLFGSPLSYDSSTGDGVPNVNGVMELVESVLKEKKLLDKFNDLHGHSRDGERYQQAFTFLADYTSPNTVNGIIRRAVLKAFNRDTSSIDLNDTNQLLGLQEELDSWCIPEATSALARLLVSNPRFYNTVLTPNFDPLLAVALSKLDFKPSQTVLHGDSSLEQYRPTGHHIVHLHGHWVVTDTLHTPAQLTIDRPKLKNSLAHLLRNKTLLVIGYSGWNDVFTQVLCELMNDTSANIDIVWAFFESDSELITSKYSALIDAMHPAIQRNRFRAYGGIDCHAFLKELSETVPQNDIEIKEGDNVEGKQDSQKEEQILEQVSVELPIWRMPFQQAHLHIRGVEKERLAELLESNHVVNVCADWGLGKEEFIQSFVYDINSPYHGVPTFYLDLEGVKDKKELLTRVESIYGFGLQTLVSSLPNSRSILCIDNVDSLVNGAKGYADVLEPIASLFRDYSPSTKLLVCSKQPIVTLCCLTVPRLEEYDIRSYVKHHEKRVDTSNERVMEPLVKLSHGVPSLLDKYIDELKLFSIDSVYESHYTPESYKQDTDNRFPPELVTRIENLKNSDDPHGKLSLELLTVLSILEYGDCFTNLKKASERSVFKSSHVKELNGLELIETLPIDSGYFSKGGINGEDKIITLPILVRQYVYAQLTTIEVYEVVKRLADIHLGNQWRVGRLKLCTFAKQLLKKSSKTVGSTRVILMHLLRCAVELDVERDINAAVRICKSYCHLLSKYKKHQEVISFCEELHAIAKESDKVGSFAHFNYWEGKSLRLVDLDERAGEKLQLALEEDDELNRAQRVSLYLNLAWYYQNEGDSDNANLMVDKVLDLEPKHRNARLIKIELSGVDDISGLKELELNARNNNSITSANNTALKLADLEVSNQAKLGWLNRVIRSVGDEYNQYRAVVRKGRLLIDQDEGELLTKEELRIVMACYIYGFSQRVQGLFNSAHRILWHSFYQNRDFVPMLNLYRQSSLYWRIYDDYKSEQMYSERIADLMARFLPDDIDINQHQYVVIRVRQVTKV; encoded by the coding sequence ATGTTAAGAGTTGTTGAAAAAGATGCATTAGCGAGCGTCATCGAAAATAGTGACAATGACATAGTTGTTTTGTTTGGTTCTCCATTGTCGTATGACTCATCTACTGGTGACGGAGTGCCAAATGTCAATGGTGTAATGGAACTTGTAGAAAGTGTTCTAAAGGAGAAAAAACTACTTGATAAGTTTAATGATTTACATGGCCACTCTCGTGATGGGGAGCGCTATCAGCAAGCTTTTACGTTCTTAGCTGATTATACGAGCCCAAATACTGTCAATGGTATTATTCGAAGGGCTGTGCTTAAGGCTTTTAATAGAGATACATCTTCAATCGATTTGAATGATACCAACCAATTATTGGGGCTTCAGGAAGAGCTAGATAGCTGGTGTATTCCAGAGGCTACATCGGCTTTAGCTAGGCTTTTGGTTAGTAATCCTCGTTTTTATAACACAGTTCTAACGCCTAACTTTGATCCGTTGTTGGCAGTTGCTTTGTCAAAGTTGGATTTTAAACCGAGCCAAACTGTACTGCACGGCGATAGCAGTTTGGAACAGTATAGGCCTACAGGTCATCATATTGTACACCTTCATGGACACTGGGTTGTTACAGATACTCTTCATACCCCAGCTCAGTTAACAATCGACCGCCCTAAGCTAAAAAATTCCTTAGCTCATCTTCTAAGGAATAAAACACTACTAGTCATAGGGTATAGTGGTTGGAATGACGTTTTTACTCAAGTTCTTTGTGAGCTAATGAACGACACTAGCGCAAATATCGATATTGTATGGGCGTTTTTTGAAAGTGATAGTGAGCTTATTACAAGTAAATACTCAGCTCTTATTGATGCAATGCATCCAGCGATACAAAGAAATAGATTTAGAGCTTATGGTGGAATTGACTGTCACGCTTTTTTAAAGGAGCTATCGGAGACAGTCCCTCAGAATGATATTGAGATTAAAGAGGGTGATAATGTAGAAGGAAAACAGGACTCACAGAAAGAAGAGCAAATTTTAGAGCAGGTTAGTGTAGAACTACCTATATGGCGAATGCCGTTTCAGCAAGCACATCTCCATATTCGGGGGGTGGAGAAAGAGCGATTAGCTGAATTATTAGAATCTAACCATGTTGTAAATGTGTGTGCGGACTGGGGCTTGGGTAAAGAAGAGTTTATCCAATCATTTGTATACGATATCAATTCTCCATATCATGGCGTGCCTACGTTCTATCTTGATCTGGAAGGGGTAAAGGACAAGAAGGAGCTACTTACAAGAGTTGAGAGTATTTACGGTTTCGGACTTCAGACACTTGTTAGCTCTTTACCTAACTCACGTTCAATCTTGTGTATTGATAATGTTGATTCGCTCGTAAATGGAGCTAAAGGTTATGCTGATGTCCTTGAGCCTATTGCATCATTGTTTAGAGATTATAGCCCTTCAACTAAATTACTTGTTTGCTCGAAACAACCGATAGTTACGTTATGTTGTTTAACTGTGCCTAGATTAGAAGAATATGACATTCGAAGTTATGTTAAGCATCATGAAAAAAGAGTGGATACATCGAATGAAAGGGTAATGGAGCCCTTAGTGAAGCTTTCTCACGGAGTACCAAGCCTTTTAGATAAATATATTGATGAACTAAAACTTTTTTCTATTGATTCAGTTTATGAGTCTCACTACACCCCAGAGTCATACAAGCAGGATACAGACAATAGGTTTCCACCCGAATTAGTAACTAGAATCGAAAACCTCAAAAACAGCGATGATCCTCATGGAAAGTTAAGTTTAGAGCTTCTTACGGTGTTATCCATATTAGAGTATGGCGATTGTTTCACAAATTTAAAAAAAGCTAGTGAACGCTCTGTATTTAAGTCTTCTCACGTAAAAGAACTCAATGGCTTAGAGCTAATTGAAACACTGCCTATTGATAGTGGTTATTTTAGCAAAGGTGGGATCAACGGCGAAGACAAGATTATTACCTTGCCAATTCTCGTTAGACAGTATGTGTATGCCCAGCTAACAACAATTGAAGTTTATGAAGTAGTAAAACGGTTAGCGGATATTCATTTAGGGAATCAATGGAGAGTTGGACGACTAAAGCTTTGTACTTTTGCTAAACAGCTTTTGAAGAAAAGCTCGAAAACCGTAGGTAGTACAAGAGTGATTCTAATGCACTTGCTTCGTTGTGCTGTCGAGCTCGATGTAGAAAGGGACATTAATGCAGCGGTTAGAATTTGTAAATCTTATTGTCATCTACTATCCAAATATAAGAAGCATCAAGAAGTAATCAGTTTTTGTGAAGAGCTCCATGCGATTGCTAAAGAATCTGACAAAGTAGGGTCTTTTGCACATTTCAACTACTGGGAAGGCAAATCGTTACGATTAGTTGATCTCGATGAGCGAGCTGGAGAAAAACTACAACTGGCGTTGGAAGAAGATGATGAACTCAATCGTGCGCAAAGGGTTTCGCTGTACTTGAATTTAGCATGGTACTATCAGAATGAGGGCGATTCTGATAACGCGAATCTTATGGTGGATAAAGTTCTAGATTTAGAACCCAAGCATAGGAATGCAAGGCTAATTAAGATTGAACTAAGCGGCGTGGACGACATATCTGGTCTCAAAGAGCTGGAACTAAACGCAAGAAATAATAATTCTATTACTTCTGCAAATAATACGGCCTTAAAACTAGCTGACTTAGAAGTTTCAAATCAAGCAAAGCTTGGCTGGCTGAACAGAGTCATTAGAAGTGTTGGAGACGAATACAACCAGTATAGAGCAGTTGTAAGGAAAGGACGGCTTTTAATTGATCAAGATGAAGGGGAGCTATTGACTAAAGAAGAGCTTCGTATAGTCATGGCATGCTATATCTACGGTTTTTCACAGAGAGTTCAAGGTCTATTTAATAGTGCTCATCGAATTCTTTGGCATTCTTTTTACCAGAATCGTGACTTTGTTCCGATGCTCAACCTGTACAGGCAAAGCTCTTTATATTGGAGAATATATGATGATTATAAGAGTGAGCAGATGTACAGTGAACGTATAGCCGATTTGATGGCAAGGTTTTTGCCTGATGATATAGATATTAATCAGCATCAATATGTTGTTATAAGGGTTCGGCAAGTAACAAAAGTATGA